One Eriocheir sinensis breed Jianghai 21 unplaced genomic scaffold, ASM2467909v1 Scaffold1097, whole genome shotgun sequence genomic region harbors:
- the LOC126989206 gene encoding uncharacterized protein LOC126989206 isoform X1 produces MGNAPLSTTEAEKDLGLYVTRITVKGYPAHQYHMGNAPLSTTEAEKDLGLYVTRITVKGNPAHQYHMGNAPLSTTEAEKDLGLYVTRLPVKGYPAHQYHMGNAPLSTTEAEKDLGLYVTRLPVKGYPAHQYHMGNAPLSTTEAEKDLGLYVTRITVKGYPAHQYHMGNTPLSTTEAEKDLGLYVTRITVKGYLVHQYHMGNTPLSTTEAEKDLVLYVTRITVKGNPVHQYHMGNAPLPTTEAEKDLVLYVTRITVKGYPVHQYHMGNAPLSTTEAEKDLVLYVTRITVKGYPVHQYHMGNTPLSTTEAEKDLVLYVTRITVKGYPAHQYHMGNTPLSTTEAEKDLVLYVTRITVKAITADGLRRVQCQGQPGT; encoded by the coding sequence atgggaaatgctccactatccaccacagaggcagagaaagacctgggactgtatgttaccaggataacagtgaagggatatccagcacaccaataccacatgggaaatgctccactatccaccacagaggcagagaaagacctgggactgtatgttaccaggataacagtgaagggaaatccagcacaccaataccacatgggaaatgctccactatccaccacagaggcagagaaagacctgggactgtatgttaccaggctaccagtgaagggatatccagcacaccaataccacatgggaaatgctccactatccaccacagaggcagagaaagacctgggactgtatgttaccaggctaccagtgaagggatatccagcacaccaataccacatgggaaatgctccactatccaccacagaggcagagaaagacctgggactgtatgttaccaggataacagtgaagggatatccagcacaccaataccacatgggaaacactccactatccaccacagaggcagagaaagacctgggactgtatgttaccaggataacagtgaagggatatctagtacaccaataccacatgggaaacactccactatccaccacagaggcagagaaagacctggtactgtatgttaccaggataacagtgaagggaaatccagtacaccaataccacatgggaaatgctccactacccaccacagaggcagagaaagacctggtactgtatgttaccaggataacagtgaagggatatccagtacaccaataccacatgggaaatgctccactatccaccacagaggcagagaaagacctggtactgtatgttaccaggataacagtgaagggatatccagtacaccaataccacatgggaaacactccactatccaccacagaggcagagaaagacctggtactgtatgttaccaggataacagtgaagggatatccagcacaccaataccacatgggaaacactccactatccaccacagaggcagagaaagacctggtactgtatgttaccaggataacagtgaaggcaaTTACAGCAGACGGGTTGAGAAGAGTTCAGTGTCAAGGGCAGCCTGGGACGTAG